A genomic window from Streptomyces sp. NBC_01429 includes:
- a CDS encoding LacI family DNA-binding transcriptional regulator, with protein sequence MTEQSARPTSRDVARAAGVSQATVSLVLGGKWPGRVSERTAGLVREAARALGYRPNLAARNLRLGTTRTALLVVPALTNEFFARVYTGAAEVAAEHGFGVVLYPSPAGVGPARDPFASARAALDGVIASSMAADALDAIRGSDGADLPLVMLDSDPAAPGAAAWVNLDIADGIRQVTEHLLGLGHRRLLHLASAVSSWTFDVRSDALARAVRGVPDAVVRSAHAPLEVDAARAAVESALTAPGPRPTAVVCDDDILAAGACKAVRRLGLRVPEDVSVAGFDDLALATAVEPELTTVRLPAEQVGRRGMSALLRVLDGQRPETGDLPVSLVVRGSTAPPREESAQRL encoded by the coding sequence ATGACAGAGCAGTCCGCCAGGCCGACCAGCAGGGATGTGGCACGGGCCGCGGGCGTGTCCCAGGCCACGGTCTCCCTCGTACTCGGCGGGAAGTGGCCGGGCCGGGTCTCGGAGCGGACCGCCGGGCTGGTGCGGGAGGCGGCACGGGCGCTCGGCTACCGGCCCAATCTCGCCGCGCGCAATCTGCGGCTCGGCACGACCAGGACGGCGCTGCTGGTGGTGCCGGCGCTCACCAACGAGTTCTTCGCGCGGGTCTACACCGGCGCGGCCGAGGTGGCCGCCGAGCACGGCTTCGGAGTGGTCCTCTACCCCTCACCGGCCGGGGTGGGACCCGCCCGGGACCCGTTCGCCTCGGCGCGGGCGGCGCTGGACGGGGTGATCGCCTCCTCCATGGCGGCCGACGCGCTCGACGCGATCCGGGGCTCGGACGGCGCGGATCTGCCCCTGGTGATGCTGGACAGCGATCCGGCGGCCCCGGGCGCGGCCGCTTGGGTGAACCTCGACATCGCCGACGGCATACGGCAGGTGACGGAGCATCTGCTCGGACTCGGCCACCGGCGGCTGCTCCATCTCGCCTCCGCCGTCTCCTCCTGGACCTTCGACGTCCGCTCCGACGCGCTGGCGCGGGCGGTACGGGGAGTGCCGGACGCGGTCGTACGGAGCGCGCACGCCCCGCTGGAGGTCGACGCAGCCCGGGCGGCCGTCGAGAGCGCCCTCACCGCGCCGGGCCCCCGGCCCACCGCGGTGGTCTGCGACGACGACATCCTGGCCGCGGGCGCCTGCAAGGCGGTACGGCGCCTGGGTCTGCGGGTGCCCGAGGACGTCTCCGTCGCCGGCTTCGACGATCTGGCGCTGGCCACGGCGGTGGAGCCGGAGCTGACGACGGTGCGGCTGCCGGCCGAACAGGTGGGCAGGCGCGGCATGTCGGCGCTGCTCAGGGTCCTGGACGGGCAGCGGCCGGAAACGGGTGACCTGCCGGTCTCCCTGGTCGTCCGCGGCTCGACCGCGCCGCCCAGGGAAGAGTCGGCGCAGCGGCTCTGA
- a CDS encoding site-2 protease family protein, with product MKEDDEGGKNDLPQPGKGESGPGGKPKRREDPGGGILMGRPFGVPVYVAPSWFVVAALITWIFGGQLDRVLPELGNLRYLVALFFAVAFYASVLVHELAHTVAALRFKLPVRRIQLQFFGGVSEIEKETETPGREFILAFVGPLLSLVLSGVFYLCMLTVEPGTVPGVLLAGLMVSNLIVAAFNLLPGLPLDGGRMLRAVVWKITGKPMSGTVAAAWVGRALAVTVLIGLPLLTRTSALSSSTRDVSGMETVTDALLAAILAAIIWTGAGNSLRMARLREHLPELQARALTRRAVPVEAATPLSEALRRANEAGARALVVVDGQGEPMALVRESAIVGVPQHRRPWVAVSGLAQDLTDGMKVPAELAGEALLERLRASPATEYLVLEETGEIYGVLSTADVERAFVSAMARPQ from the coding sequence GTGAAAGAGGACGACGAGGGCGGCAAGAACGACCTGCCGCAGCCCGGCAAGGGGGAATCGGGCCCCGGCGGTAAGCCGAAGCGCCGCGAAGATCCCGGCGGTGGCATTCTCATGGGCCGCCCCTTCGGAGTGCCCGTCTACGTCGCCCCCAGCTGGTTCGTGGTGGCCGCGCTCATCACCTGGATCTTCGGCGGCCAACTCGACCGGGTCCTTCCCGAGCTCGGCAACCTGCGGTACCTGGTGGCGCTGTTCTTCGCCGTCGCCTTCTACGCCTCCGTACTCGTGCACGAACTCGCGCACACGGTCGCGGCCCTGCGCTTCAAACTGCCCGTGCGCCGCATTCAGCTCCAGTTCTTCGGCGGCGTCTCCGAGATCGAGAAGGAGACCGAGACACCGGGCCGCGAGTTCATCCTCGCCTTCGTCGGACCGCTGCTCTCGCTGGTGCTCTCCGGCGTCTTCTACCTCTGCATGCTGACCGTCGAGCCGGGTACCGTCCCCGGAGTCCTGCTCGCGGGGCTGATGGTCTCCAACCTGATCGTCGCGGCCTTCAACCTGCTGCCCGGCCTGCCGCTCGACGGCGGACGGATGCTGCGTGCCGTGGTCTGGAAGATCACCGGCAAGCCCATGAGCGGCACCGTCGCCGCCGCCTGGGTCGGCAGGGCGCTGGCCGTCACCGTACTGATCGGCCTCCCGCTGCTCACCCGTACGAGCGCGCTCTCCTCCTCCACGCGGGACGTCAGCGGCATGGAGACCGTCACCGACGCGCTCCTCGCCGCCATCCTCGCCGCGATCATCTGGACCGGCGCGGGCAACAGCCTCCGGATGGCCAGGCTCCGCGAGCACCTCCCCGAACTCCAGGCCCGCGCCCTCACCCGGCGCGCCGTCCCGGTCGAGGCCGCCACCCCGCTCTCCGAAGCCCTGCGCCGCGCCAACGAGGCCGGCGCCCGCGCCCTGGTGGTCGTGGACGGCCAGGGCGAGCCGATGGCCCTCGTCAGGGAGTCCGCGATCGTCGGGGTCCCGCAGCACCGCCGCCCCTGGGTCGCCGTCAGCGGCCTCGCCCAGGACCTCACGGACGGTATGAAGGTGCCCGCGGAACTCGCGGGCGAAGCGCTGCTGGAACGGCTCAGGGCCAGCCCCGCCACCGAGTACCTGGTGCTGGAGGAGACGGGGGAGATCTACGGGGTCCTCTCGACGGCGGACGTGGAGCGCGCCTTCGTCTCGGCGATGGCCCGCCCGCAGTGA
- a CDS encoding ubiquitin-like protein Pup has product MAAKDTDGGQQKATRSTEQTEEQAQDAQASEELKERQEKLSDDVDSVLDEIDDVLEENAEDFVRSFVQKGGQ; this is encoded by the coding sequence ATGGCGGCCAAGGACACCGACGGCGGACAGCAGAAGGCGACGCGTTCCACCGAGCAGACCGAGGAGCAGGCGCAGGACGCGCAGGCGTCCGAGGAGCTCAAGGAGCGCCAGGAGAAGTTGTCGGACGACGTGGACTCCGTTCTGGACGAGATCGACGACGTGCTGGAGGAGAACGCCGAGGACTTCGTGCGTTCCTTCGTTCAAAAGGGTGGACAGTAG
- a CDS encoding tRNA (adenine-N1)-methyltransferase codes for MSEPTGAARRRGPFKVGDQVQLTDPKGRHYTFTLEAGKNFHTHKGSFPHDELIGAPEGSVVRTTGNVAYLALRPLLPDYVLSMPRGAAVVYPKDAGQILAFADIFPGARVVEAGVGSGSLSSFLLRVIGDQGMLHSYERRQDFADIARQNVERYFGEPHPAWELTVGDLQDNLSDTDVDRVILDMLAPWECVEAVSKALVPGGILCAYVATTTQLSRTVETIREFGTFNEPAAWESMVRNWHVEGLAVRPDHRMIGHTGFLVTARRLADGVEPPLRRRRPSKGSYGDDYDGPGSASGGAAR; via the coding sequence ATGTCCGAACCGACCGGTGCCGCCCGACGTCGCGGCCCCTTCAAGGTCGGGGACCAGGTCCAGCTCACCGACCCCAAGGGACGCCACTACACGTTCACGCTCGAAGCCGGGAAGAACTTCCACACCCATAAAGGGTCCTTCCCGCACGACGAGCTGATCGGTGCTCCCGAGGGCAGTGTTGTCCGTACCACGGGAAACGTCGCCTATCTCGCGCTGCGCCCCCTGCTCCCCGACTATGTCCTGTCCATGCCCCGCGGAGCCGCGGTGGTCTACCCGAAGGACGCCGGCCAGATCCTGGCCTTCGCCGACATCTTCCCCGGCGCCCGTGTCGTCGAGGCCGGTGTCGGCTCCGGCTCGCTCAGCAGCTTCCTGCTGCGCGTCATCGGCGACCAGGGCATGCTGCACTCCTACGAGCGCCGCCAGGACTTCGCCGACATCGCCCGGCAGAACGTCGAGCGCTACTTCGGCGAGCCGCACCCCGCCTGGGAACTGACGGTCGGTGACCTTCAGGACAATCTGTCGGACACGGACGTCGACCGGGTGATCCTCGACATGCTCGCCCCCTGGGAGTGCGTCGAGGCCGTCTCCAAGGCGCTCGTGCCCGGCGGCATCCTCTGCGCCTACGTCGCGACGACCACGCAGCTGTCCCGCACCGTCGAGACGATCCGGGAGTTCGGCACGTTCAACGAGCCGGCCGCCTGGGAGTCGATGGTCCGCAACTGGCACGTCGAAGGTCTGGCCGTACGCCCCGACCACCGGATGATCGGCCACACCGGCTTCCTGGTGACCGCCCGCCGCCTCGCGGACGGTGTCGAGCCCCCGTTGCGCCGCCGCCGCCCCTCCAAGGGCTCGTACGGCGACGACTACGACGGTCCCGGCAGCGCCAGCGGAGGCGCGGCCCGCTGA
- the prcB gene encoding proteasome subunit beta, with product MEANTRSTGRLPAAFLTPGSSSFMDFLSHHSPDLLPGNRSLPPLQGAIEAPHGTTIVGVTFPGGVVLAGDRRATMGNMIAQRDIEKVFPADEYSAVGIAGTAGLAVEMVKLFQLELEHFEKVEGVRLSLEGKANRLSTMIRSNLAMAMQGLAVVPIFAGWDVDRERGRIFSYDVTGGRSEETGFASTGSGSIFARGAMKKLYHDDLTEQQATTLVIQALYDAADDDSATGGPDVARRIYPIVTVITDEGFRRLTDDESSEIARAILERRLTQPDGPRAALL from the coding sequence GTGGAAGCCAACACTCGTAGCACCGGGCGTCTACCAGCTGCCTTCCTGACGCCCGGCTCGTCCTCGTTCATGGACTTCCTGTCCCACCACTCACCGGACCTGCTGCCCGGCAACCGCTCGCTGCCGCCCCTTCAGGGGGCGATCGAGGCGCCGCACGGCACCACGATCGTCGGGGTGACCTTCCCCGGCGGAGTGGTCCTCGCCGGCGACCGCCGCGCGACGATGGGCAACATGATCGCGCAGCGCGACATCGAGAAGGTCTTCCCGGCCGACGAGTACTCGGCCGTGGGCATCGCGGGCACCGCCGGGCTCGCCGTGGAGATGGTCAAGCTCTTCCAGCTGGAGCTGGAGCACTTCGAGAAGGTCGAAGGAGTGCGGCTCTCCCTGGAGGGCAAGGCCAACCGGCTCTCCACGATGATCCGTTCCAATCTCGCCATGGCCATGCAGGGCCTGGCCGTCGTCCCGATCTTCGCGGGCTGGGACGTGGACCGCGAGCGGGGCCGCATCTTCTCGTACGACGTGACGGGCGGCCGCTCCGAGGAGACGGGCTTCGCGTCCACCGGGTCCGGCTCGATCTTCGCCCGGGGCGCCATGAAGAAGCTCTACCACGACGATCTGACGGAGCAGCAGGCCACCACCCTGGTCATCCAGGCCCTGTACGACGCGGCGGACGACGACTCCGCGACGGGCGGCCCCGATGTGGCCCGCCGGATCTATCCGATCGTCACGGTCATCACGGACGAGGGTTTCCGGCGGCTGACCGACGACGAGTCCTCCGAGATCGCCCGCGCGATCCTCGAACGCCGACTGACGCAGCCCGACGGCCCGCGCGCCGCCCTGCTCTGA
- the dop gene encoding depupylase/deamidase Dop, which produces MTVRRVMGIETEYGISVPGHPNANAMLTSSQIVNAYAAAMHRARRARWDFEEENPLRDARGFDLARETADSSQLTDEDIGLANVILTNGARLYVDHAHPEYSSPEITNPRDAVLWDKAGERVMAEAAERAAQLPGAQPIHLYKNNTDNKGASYGTHENYLMKRETPFSDIVRHLTPFFVSRQVVTGAGRVGIGQDGHEHGFQISQRADYFEVEVGLETTLKRPIINTRDEPHSDAEKYRRLHVIIGDANLSEISTYLKLGTTALVLSMIEDGFINVDLAVDQPVRTLHQVSHDPTLGQLITLRSGRTLSAVQLQMEYYELARKYVEERYGVDADEQTKDVLARWEDTLNRLENDPMSLSGELDWITKREILEGYRRRDSLDWDAPRLHLVDLQYADVRPEKGLYNRLVARGKMRRLLDERDVERARTSPPEDTRAYFRGRCLEQYADDVAAASWDSVIFDLPGRDSLQRVPTLEPLRGTRNHVKELLDRCRTAEELVRVLSGG; this is translated from the coding sequence ATGACCGTACGGCGAGTAATGGGCATCGAGACGGAGTACGGAATCTCCGTTCCGGGTCACCCGAACGCCAATGCCATGCTCACCTCGTCCCAGATCGTCAACGCGTACGCGGCGGCGATGCACCGGGCGCGGCGGGCCCGCTGGGACTTCGAGGAGGAGAACCCGCTGCGGGACGCCCGTGGCTTCGACCTCGCCCGCGAGACCGCCGATTCCAGTCAGCTCACCGACGAGGACATCGGCCTGGCCAATGTGATCCTCACGAACGGCGCGCGGCTGTACGTCGACCACGCCCATCCGGAGTACAGCTCGCCGGAGATCACCAATCCGCGCGACGCCGTCCTGTGGGACAAGGCCGGCGAGCGCGTCATGGCCGAGGCCGCCGAGCGGGCCGCGCAGCTCCCCGGCGCCCAGCCGATCCATCTGTACAAGAACAACACCGACAACAAGGGCGCGTCCTACGGCACGCACGAGAACTATCTGATGAAGCGGGAGACCCCCTTCTCGGACATCGTGCGCCATCTGACGCCGTTCTTCGTCTCCCGGCAGGTGGTGACGGGCGCGGGCCGGGTCGGCATCGGCCAGGACGGTCATGAGCACGGCTTCCAGATCAGCCAGCGCGCGGACTACTTCGAGGTCGAGGTGGGGCTGGAGACGACCCTCAAGCGCCCCATCATCAACACCCGTGACGAGCCCCATTCGGACGCGGAGAAGTACCGCAGGCTGCACGTGATCATCGGTGACGCGAACCTGTCGGAGATCTCGACCTACCTCAAGCTCGGCACCACCGCGCTGGTGCTCTCGATGATCGAGGACGGCTTCATCAACGTCGACCTCGCCGTCGACCAGCCGGTCCGTACCCTGCACCAGGTCTCGCACGACCCCACCCTCGGGCAGCTGATCACGCTGCGCAGCGGCCGGACACTCAGCGCCGTCCAGCTCCAGATGGAGTACTACGAGCTGGCCAGGAAGTACGTCGAGGAGCGGTACGGAGTCGACGCCGACGAGCAGACCAAGGACGTCCTCGCCCGGTGGGAGGACACGCTCAACCGGCTGGAGAACGATCCGATGAGCCTGTCGGGCGAGCTGGACTGGATCACCAAGCGGGAGATCCTGGAGGGCTACCGCCGCCGGGACAGCCTGGACTGGGACGCGCCCCGGCTGCACCTCGTGGACCTCCAGTACGCCGACGTGCGCCCCGAGAAGGGCCTCTACAACCGTCTGGTGGCCCGCGGCAAGATGCGGCGGCTGCTGGACGAGCGGGACGTCGAGCGCGCCAGGACCAGCCCGCCGGAGGACACCAGGGCGTATTTCCGGGGACGCTGCCTGGAGCAGTACGCGGACGACGTCGCCGCCGCGTCATGGGATTCGGTCATCTTCGACCTGCCGGGCCGCGACTCGCTCCAGCGGGTGCCCACCCTGGAGCCGCTGCGCGGCACCAGGAACCACGTCAAGGAGCTGCTGGACCGCTGCCGCACGGCGGAGGAGCTGGTCCGGGTGCTCTCCGGAGGCTGA
- a CDS encoding MFS transporter, whose protein sequence is MAGGSTGYADILKAPYAARLLTGTLVGRLPSATAPIAIVLLVRAGGGSYSLAGALAAVYGIGTAIGQPLLGRAVDLYGQPRVQLPAAVVSAAGVVLLVLAGTDSPALAYTAVAVAGVFTPPLEGGLRALWPSVLGGEDRVHRAYAMDAVAQEIMFTVGPLLVTLLVSLWSPAAALLAINAVGVCGALSVVASEPSRRWRSAPREAHWLGALRSPGLLALLGAFLFIGVALGSITVAGVAYADDQGRESVYGWLMAALGLGALVGGLGYGARQWAGTPERRLRAIVALLALCYLPLTLTPGVLAMTGLCALAGVFLAPAIACSFIVVDRHAPHGTVTEAFSWLVTTFGVGSALGTAIAGPAVEIGGTAASFAVAGAGGIAALLVLLTTQRVLAAPVRPADATIRTENDPSGAAEPGFSSGHQA, encoded by the coding sequence ATGGCCGGCGGATCCACCGGATACGCGGACATTCTCAAGGCGCCGTACGCCGCGAGGCTGCTGACCGGCACACTGGTCGGACGGCTGCCGAGCGCCACGGCGCCGATCGCGATCGTCCTGCTCGTCCGGGCGGGCGGCGGCAGCTACAGCCTCGCCGGAGCGCTCGCGGCCGTCTACGGCATCGGCACGGCGATCGGACAGCCCCTGCTCGGCCGGGCCGTGGACCTGTACGGCCAGCCCCGGGTGCAGCTGCCCGCGGCCGTGGTCTCCGCGGCGGGCGTGGTGCTGCTCGTCCTCGCCGGAACGGACTCACCTGCCCTCGCCTACACGGCCGTCGCCGTCGCCGGTGTGTTCACACCACCGCTGGAGGGCGGACTGCGGGCGCTGTGGCCCAGCGTCCTCGGCGGCGAGGACCGGGTCCACCGGGCGTACGCCATGGACGCGGTGGCCCAGGAGATCATGTTCACGGTCGGCCCGCTGCTCGTCACGCTGCTGGTCTCGCTCTGGTCGCCGGCCGCCGCGCTGCTCGCCATCAACGCCGTCGGCGTGTGCGGCGCGCTCTCCGTGGTCGCCTCCGAGCCCTCCCGCCGCTGGCGCTCCGCGCCCCGCGAGGCGCACTGGCTCGGCGCCCTGCGCTCACCCGGACTGCTCGCCCTCCTCGGCGCGTTCCTCTTCATCGGGGTGGCCCTCGGCTCGATCACCGTCGCGGGCGTGGCGTACGCCGACGACCAGGGCCGCGAATCCGTCTACGGCTGGCTGATGGCCGCCCTGGGCCTCGGCGCGCTGGTGGGCGGACTGGGATACGGGGCCAGGCAGTGGGCCGGCACCCCCGAACGGCGGCTGCGGGCCATCGTCGCGCTGCTGGCCCTGTGCTACCTGCCGCTGACGCTCACCCCCGGCGTACTCGCGATGACCGGGCTCTGCGCCCTCGCCGGCGTCTTCCTGGCGCCCGCCATCGCCTGCTCCTTCATCGTCGTCGACCGGCACGCCCCGCACGGCACCGTCACCGAGGCGTTCTCCTGGCTCGTGACCACCTTCGGCGTCGGCTCGGCGCTCGGCACGGCCATCGCTGGACCCGCCGTCGAGATCGGCGGCACGGCCGCGAGCTTCGCCGTCGCGGGGGCCGGCGGAATCGCCGCGCTGCTCGTCCTGCTGACCACCCAGCGGGTCCTCGCCGCTCCCGTCCGTCCGGCCGATGCCACCATCCGGACGGAAAATGATCCAAGCGGTGCGGCCGAACCCGGTTTCAGCTCTGGTCATCAGGCGTAA
- the arc gene encoding proteasome ATPase, whose product MAAHDDDINRGIRPGRGSEDPAGQVAYLEQEIAVLRRKLADSPRHTRILEERIVELQTNLAGVSAQNERLANTLREARDQIVALKEEVDRLAQPPAGFGVFLHANEDGTADIFTGGRKLRVNVSPGVELEELRRGQEVMLNEALNVVEAMEYERAGDIVTLKEILEDGERALVVGHTDEERVVRLAEPLLDITIRPGDALLLEPRSGYVYEVVPKSEVEELVLEEVPDVDYEKIGGLGGQIEMIRDAVELPYLHPDLFKEHELRPPKGILLYGPPGCGKTLIAKAVANSLAKKVAEVTGRPAGKSYFLNIKGPELLNKYVGETERHIRLVFQRAREKASEGTPVIVFFDEMESLFRTRGSGVSSDVENTIVPQLLAEIDGVEGLENVIVIGASNREDMIDPAILRPGRLDVKIKIERPDAEAAKDIFAKYLTPTLPLHADDISEHRGSKEAAAHGMIQSVVEQMYAESEENRFLEVTYANGDKEVLYFKDFNSGAMIQNIVDRAKKMAIKAFLDHNQKGLRVSHLLQACVDEFKENEDLPNTTNPDDWARISGKKGERIVFIRTLVTGKQGADTGRSIDTVANTGQYL is encoded by the coding sequence GTGGCAGCCCACGACGACGACATCAACCGCGGCATCCGGCCCGGGCGGGGGTCCGAAGACCCAGCCGGCCAGGTTGCTTATCTAGAGCAGGAAATCGCCGTCCTGCGACGCAAGCTCGCCGACTCTCCGCGGCATACGAGAATTCTCGAAGAGCGGATCGTCGAGTTGCAGACGAATCTGGCGGGTGTGTCCGCGCAGAACGAGCGGCTCGCCAATACGCTGCGTGAGGCCCGTGACCAGATCGTGGCCCTCAAGGAAGAGGTCGACCGGCTCGCGCAACCACCGGCCGGCTTCGGTGTCTTTCTGCACGCCAATGAGGACGGCACGGCCGATATTTTCACCGGGGGCCGCAAGCTCCGGGTGAATGTCAGTCCTGGCGTCGAGCTGGAAGAGCTGCGGCGCGGCCAGGAAGTCATGCTCAACGAGGCGCTCAACGTGGTCGAGGCCATGGAGTACGAGCGCGCCGGGGACATCGTCACCCTCAAGGAGATCCTGGAGGACGGCGAGCGCGCCCTGGTGGTCGGGCACACCGACGAGGAACGGGTGGTGCGGCTGGCCGAGCCACTGCTGGACATCACCATCCGCCCCGGCGACGCCCTCCTGCTCGAACCGCGCTCCGGCTATGTCTACGAAGTGGTTCCGAAGAGCGAGGTCGAGGAGCTGGTCCTCGAAGAGGTCCCGGACGTCGACTACGAGAAGATCGGCGGTCTGGGCGGCCAGATCGAGATGATCCGCGACGCGGTCGAGCTTCCGTATCTCCACCCGGATCTCTTCAAGGAGCACGAGCTGCGGCCGCCGAAGGGCATCCTGCTCTACGGTCCGCCCGGCTGCGGCAAGACACTGATCGCCAAGGCCGTGGCCAACTCGCTCGCCAAGAAGGTCGCCGAGGTGACCGGCCGGCCCGCCGGGAAGAGCTACTTCCTGAACATCAAGGGCCCCGAGCTGCTCAACAAGTACGTCGGTGAGACCGAGCGCCATATCCGCCTGGTCTTCCAGCGTGCCCGGGAGAAGGCGAGCGAGGGCACTCCCGTCATCGTCTTCTTCGACGAGATGGAATCCCTCTTCCGCACCCGTGGCTCCGGAGTCAGCTCGGACGTGGAGAACACCATCGTCCCGCAGCTGCTCGCCGAGATCGACGGTGTGGAGGGCCTGGAGAACGTCATCGTCATCGGCGCCTCCAACCGTGAGGACATGATCGACCCCGCCATCCTGCGGCCCGGCCGGCTCGATGTGAAGATCAAGATCGAGCGTCCGGACGCGGAGGCCGCGAAGGACATCTTCGCGAAGTACCTCACGCCCACCCTTCCGCTGCACGCGGACGACATTTCCGAGCACCGGGGCTCCAAGGAGGCCGCCGCCCACGGAATGATCCAGTCCGTGGTGGAGCAGATGTACGCGGAGTCCGAGGAGAACCGCTTCCTTGAGGTCACGTACGCCAATGGCGACAAGGAAGTCCTCTATTTCAAGGACTTCAACTCCGGCGCGATGATCCAGAACATTGTCGACCGGGCCAAGAAGATGGCCATCAAGGCATTCCTCGACCACAATCAGAAGGGCCTTCGGGTCTCCCATCTCCTCCAGGCATGCGTGGACGAGTTCAAGGAGAACGAGGACCTGCCGAACACCACCAACCCCGACGACTGGGCCCGTATCTCCGGCAAGAAGGGCGAGCGGATCGTCTTCATCCGCACCCTGGTGACCGGAAAGCAGGGCGCGGACACCGGACGATCCATCGACACGGTGGCCAACACCGGTCAGTACCTGTAG
- the prcA gene encoding proteasome subunit alpha produces MSTPFYVSPQQAMADRAEYARKGIARGRSLVVLQYADGIVFVGENPSRALHKFSEIYDRIGFAAAGKYNEYENLRIGGVRYADLRGYTYDRDDVTARGLANVYAQTLGTIFSSSGEKPYEVELVVAEVGDTVDGDQIYRLPHDGSIVDEHGSVAVGGSSEQISTYLDQRHRDGMSLAEALKLAVQALSRDTNGGEREIPAERLEVAVLDRTRPQQRKFKRIVGRQLARLLEADGAASTPTDAPSDTEEPDGGAATAADDTATEAEKPDDGKK; encoded by the coding sequence GTGTCGACGCCGTTCTATGTCTCACCCCAGCAGGCCATGGCCGACCGGGCGGAATACGCCCGCAAGGGCATCGCCCGCGGTCGCAGCCTGGTCGTGCTCCAGTACGCCGACGGCATCGTCTTCGTCGGCGAGAACCCGTCCCGCGCGCTGCACAAGTTCAGCGAGATCTACGACCGGATCGGCTTCGCCGCCGCCGGCAAGTACAACGAGTACGAGAATCTGCGCATCGGCGGTGTCCGCTACGCCGACCTGCGCGGATACACCTACGACCGCGACGATGTGACGGCCCGTGGGCTGGCCAACGTCTACGCCCAGACGCTGGGCACGATCTTCTCCAGCTCGGGGGAGAAGCCGTACGAGGTCGAGCTGGTCGTCGCCGAGGTGGGCGACACCGTGGACGGCGACCAGATCTACCGGCTGCCCCACGACGGATCCATCGTGGACGAGCACGGCTCGGTCGCGGTCGGCGGCAGCTCGGAGCAGATCAGCACCTATCTCGACCAGCGCCACCGGGACGGGATGTCGCTCGCCGAGGCGTTGAAGCTGGCCGTCCAGGCGCTCTCCAGGGACACCAACGGCGGTGAGCGGGAGATCCCCGCCGAGCGGCTCGAAGTGGCGGTCCTGGACCGTACGCGGCCCCAGCAGCGCAAGTTCAAGCGGATCGTCGGCCGTCAGCTCGCCCGGCTGCTGGAGGCGGACGGCGCTGCCTCCACCCCGACGGACGCGCCCTCGGACACCGAGGAGCCGGACGGCGGGGCGGCCACCGCGGCGGACGACACGGCCACCGAGGCCGAGAAGCCCGACGACGGCAAGAAGTAA
- a CDS encoding ferredoxin has product MTVQQEAPTEGVTETGEPLEVWIDQDLCTGDGICAQYAPDVFELDIDGLAYVKSSDDELLQAPGATTRVPLPLLRDVVDSAKECPGDCIHVRRVTDRVEVYGPDAE; this is encoded by the coding sequence ATGACCGTGCAGCAGGAGGCTCCCACCGAAGGCGTCACCGAGACCGGTGAGCCGCTGGAGGTCTGGATCGACCAGGACCTCTGCACCGGCGACGGGATCTGCGCCCAGTACGCCCCGGATGTCTTCGAGCTGGACATCGACGGGCTGGCCTATGTGAAGAGCTCCGACGACGAGCTGCTCCAGGCCCCCGGTGCCACCACCCGCGTACCGCTGCCGCTGCTGCGGGACGTGGTGGATTCGGCCAAGGAATGTCCCGGCGACTGCATCCATGTGCGCCGGGTCACGGACCGGGTCGAGGTCTACGGACCCGACGCGGAGTGA